A region of Jaculus jaculus isolate mJacJac1 chromosome 16, mJacJac1.mat.Y.cur, whole genome shotgun sequence DNA encodes the following proteins:
- the LOC123455312 gene encoding DNA repair protein RAD51 homolog 4-like, with product MGVLRAGLCPGLAEDMVQLLRGRGIKTVVDLAAANLEEVAQQCGLSYKALVALRRVLLTQFSAFPLNGADLYEELKTSTAILSTGIGSLDKLLDAGLYTGEMTEIVGGPGSGKTQVCVCVAANVAHGLQQNVLYVDSNGGFPASCLLQLLQARTQDEEEQAGALQRIQVARAFDIFQMLDVLQDLRGAVAQQVTGSSGTVKVVMVDSVTAVVAPLLGGQQREGLALIMQLARELKTLAWDLGVAVVVTNHLTRDRDNGKFKPALGRSWSFVPSTRIHLDIIEGIGAGSGRCTVCLTKSPRQPMGLQEVIDMGTLGTAEQSPMRQGEQT from the coding sequence ATGGGCGTGCTCCGGGCCGGACTGTGCCCGGGCCTCGCGGAGGACATGGTCCAGCTGCTGAGGGGCCGAGGGATCAAGACAGTGGTGGACTTGGCCGCTGCAAACCTGGAAGAGGTAGCCCAGCAGTGTGGCTTGTCGTATAAGGCCCTGGTTGCCCTGAGGCGGGTGCTGCTGACTCAGTTCTCTGCATTTCCTTTGAATGGTGCGGACCTCTATGAGGAGCTGAAGACCTCCACTGCCATCCTGTCCACTGGCATTGGAAGCCTGGACAAACTGCTTGATGCTGGTCTCTATACTGGAGAAATGACTGAAATTGTTGGGGGCCCAGGTAGTGGCAAAACccaggtgtgtgtctgtgtggctgCGAACGTGGCCCATGGCCTACAGCAGAACGTTCTTTATGTTGATTCCAATGGAGGCTTCCCAGCTTCTTGcctcctccagctactgcaagccaGAACCCAGGATGAGGAAGAACAGGCAGGAGCTCTCCAGAGGATACAGGTGGCGCGTGCATTTGACATCTTCCAGATGCTGGATGTGCTGCAGGACCTCCGGGGTGCTGTGGCCCAGCAGGTGACAGGCTCCTCGGGGACTGtgaaggtggtgatggtggacTCGGTTACAGCAGTGGTTGCCCCGCTTCTGGGAGGTCAGCAGAGGGAAGGCCTGGCCTTGATAATGCAGCTGGCCCGAgagctgaagaccctggcctgGGACCTCGGCGTGGCAGTGGTGGTGACCAACCACTTGACCCGAGACAGGGACAATGGAAAGTTCAAACCTGCCCTGGGACGTTCCTGGAGCTTCGTGCCTAGCACCCGGATTCACCTGGATATCATTGAGGGGATCGGAGCAGGCAGCGGCCGGTGTACAGTGTGTCTAACCAAGTCTCCCCGCCAGCCAATGGGGCTCCAGGAGGTGATAGACATGGGGACCTTGGGCACTGCAGAGCAGAGCCCCATGCGGCAGGGAGAGCAGACGTGA